The nucleotide sequence TGCCCGCTGAGCCCTTGGCTGATGCCCTCGCAGACCTGCCCAACGACACGCAGCCAATCCCCCAGATACCGGATGCTGCAGTAATTTTCGCGCAGTTGCCCGGCTTGCCCGAATTCAGCCTGCCTACCGCGCCAAGTCCCGGCTTCCCCGATTTCGGCGCGCCCCACTTGCCCATCCCCACCTTGGTCGGCCTACCCCGCCAGCCCAACGTATTCCGCGGTCTGCGCGACGTTTCGAGCGGCTTCGCGGGACCGCTCCCCGCCACCGGCCGCCAACTCAAAAGAGGGTCGGGGATCACCGGCCGGCTCGGCCATTTCGACAGCGCCGCTGCAGCGGGCACCACTGCCCAAGAGCGGGTGCCTGCCGGTGCCGCGACCGCCCCCTCGCCGCAGCCCCAAAAGCGCGTGTGTTGAGCCCACCGCAATGATTCCCGTTCCTCCGCCTGCCGCACCGGGCATTCCCGTCGTTCCGGCGGCGCCGCCGGTCAACCGGGAGCCGGCACAGCAGGCGGGACAAGGCAACCGGACATGGATTCGGGGATCTGCTCGTTGCGCTTCGGCCGAGCTGTTTCTTCTCGTCGTGTTGCTCGATCTTGGCGACGGGAGCTCGAAACCATCCGGAGCCCGCACACCTGACCCTGGTTCCCCAGTTGGTGCACGTGTTGGGGCAATGGGTGAGTCGGTTCCGCGGCGAGCGGATTAGGTGCGGTTCACCAGTCCTCGCCGGCGTCCCAACCGTGCGGGTCGGTTTCGTCGAGTTCGGGCAGCACCAGCGTGCGGGTGGCCGGTCTTGGCCGGGGGCTGCCACTGCCAGCGGGTGCGCTGTGACCCATGGGCGCCAGGGGGGCGGTGCCGGCGGTGGCCGAGGGTGCGGCGCTTGCGGGCGTCGGCGCCATTGCTGCGGTGGGTTTATCGACCAGTTGGGCCATCAGCGAGGTGCGGGCCAGCAACCCTGCTGATCCGGGCATCGAGTCTGCGCGGATCAATCCGGCCCCGACGCTGGGGCCGGATCCGCCCGCTAGCGGGTGGTTGGACAGCGGGCTCACGCCCAGCAGGCCCACCTGCGTACCTTGCTCGGCGTCGCTCACCGCCGCACCCGCACCGCCGGTGTGGCTGAACAGGGTCGTCGTCTGCTGCACCAGCTGGGCGAGTTGCTGCGCGGAGCTGGTCATGCCCGATACCTGGGCGGCGGTTTGCCCGATCGCTTCCTTGGAGGGCAGGGCGACGCTCGGCGCGATCCTTGCCGCCTGATCCAGTCCGTTCGTCACGAATCGGCCCACCGACGCCAGGATCGGTTTCATCGGTTCAAGCTTGTCGAAGATGGTGTTGATGATCGTTTCGGCCTGGTAGCGGTCCATCGCCGCGGCGGCCTGGTTCCACATCCGCACGAAGTAGTCGGTCTCGTTGACCGCGATCGGCACCGTGTTGATGCCGAAGAAGTTGGTCGCGGTAAGAGCTGCGGTGGTGACGTGATTTTGCGCGATCTCTGGCAACGACGGGGTCTCGGCCATCGCTTGGGTGTAGGCCGCGGCTTGTGCGGTTGCCTTGCTCGCCCTGATCTTGGCCTGCGCTGAGGCGGTTGCCAGCCAAGTCACCATCGGCGTGGCAGCGGCGATGGCCTTGTCGCTGCCCGCTCCGGTCCATGCCTCGCCGAGCGAGTTCAAGCGCACAGACACCTCGGCGGCCTGAGCGTCCAAAGCCGCGGCCCATGCCTCCCATCCCATCGCGGCGGCCAACATTGGCGCCGCTCCGGCGCCAACCATCAGCCGCGCAGTGTTGAGTTCCGGTGGCATTGAGTGCCACAACATCGTTATCCCTACCTCGTTGTTCCGATATGTTCTCGATGGCATGCGCCAGCGCCGCGATATTCGACTTGCGGAATAAGCGCGCCGACGGTGCCCGTGAAGGCTTCGGCGCTGCAACGCGAACGTTTCACGCACCGGGGAAAGCCGCTGCCAGATGGCTGTGCGCAACTAAGTTATAGTTTATTTCAAAGTTTTATACAAGGTTCTTTCTGCGGCTTATTCCAGAAGCCAATTCTGCTTTATCCCAGAAGGTTGTTCTGATTTATGTCCTGGAATCTAATTCTGGTTTATTTCGGAAGGTAGTTCTGAAATAATCGTGCCGGAATTTGGTGCGCGGACCATCGAATTCAGCGACGATAATAGCTATAGCACGATGAAGGAGTTTCGGCATGTCGCAGCCGTGGATGCTGGCGGTGGATCCCAGCGAGATCGTGGCCAGGGCCACCGAGGTGGAAGCCCCGATCGCTGATCCGCCCGGCGGTGCGGTGTTGGCCGCGTGCGCCCTGGACCCGGCGGTTGCGGGGGCCACGCAGTTGGCGTTGTCGGCCGAGAGCATGCGTGCCTATCTGCAGTCGGGCGCCCAAGCGCGGCAACGGCTTGCGCAGTTCATGAGGGATGCGGCCAAGGCCTACGAACAGATCGACGAAGGTGCGGCAACGGCTTTGGGCACCGACGGCCACGGCATCGGGGCACCGCCGGTGCCCGCGGGTACGGACCTGGCTCCCGTCGCGCTGAGCGATACCCTTACCGTCGCGGCGGCGAAATACCCGCCCGATTTCACCGAACTCAAAACGGCAGCCCAACAGCTCAACAAGCCCGACCAGGGTGTATCGCTGAAGAAGTTCGCCCATGACTGGAATGCCTACAACCTGACAATTCAGCAGTCCCTGGGACGGTTCCGCGACTTCGAGAATTGGGAAGGTGAAGCGGCCACCGCGGTGCAGGCCGCATTCGATCAACACCGGGACTGGCTGCGCCTGATGGCGCGGTTGAGTACCACGATGGCCAAACAAGCCTCAGGCCTCGAACAAGCCCACCACTGGGCCATTGGTCAACACCCGACATTGACCGCGATCACGGAACTGGAAAACGATTTGCGCCACGCCCACCGCGGCAACCAACGAATCGCCTTGATGAAGGAATACGCGAAGCTTCAGAAGAAATCCGAGGAAGTGCTGACCGGATACGCCACCAGGACAATCACCGAGCCCGTGCAACCACCCCGACCACCGGCAGCCCCCACCCACAACGACCCCAAACCCCCACCCCCGCTACCACCGCTCCCGCCTGGCGGGGACCCCACACTGCCCTTCACCGGCACACCACCGATGCCGACGATGCCGTTCACCCCACCCCCCGCCGCAACCCCCGACACCACTGAAGCCGCCCGCGCCGCGGCCACACTCGCCACCGGCCCCACCGTCAAACCCGCCGCACTCGGCGGGGGCGCCGGCGCCGCCATCCCCTTGACCGCCCCCCTGGGCGCGGGCCCCACACCCCCGGGTGCGCCAGGCGCCCTGGGCCCCGGCACCACCGGCCGCCCCCTGGGCGCGGGCCCCATGGGGGGCATGCCCATGGGGGAAAACGGCCAAGCCCAAAACGCCAAAACCAAACGCACCCAGCAAGACGACCGAGCCCTCTACACCGAACAACGACCCTGGACCGAAGCACTCATCGGCCCCGCCCGACCCCACCTCACCACCACAACCACCACGGAGCACAAACCATGAACCTCGACCCCACCGCCGCACACCTGCTCGCAGGGCTCACCCAATTCCACACCGCCCTGCAAAACCGCTTCCACCAAATGAACGCCGGCAACTTCAAAGCCTCAGACAACACCCACACCGTGCAGGTCACCCTCAACGGATACAACTGGCTCACCGGCATCCGCATCCAAGACGGCCTCCTCAAACAACTCGGCTCCCAAGGCGTCGCC is from Mycobacterium marinum and encodes:
- a CDS encoding PPE family protein — its product is MLWHSMPPELNTARLMVGAGAAPMLAAAMGWEAWAAALDAQAAEVSVRLNSLGEAWTGAGSDKAIAAATPMVTWLATASAQAKIRASKATAQAAAYTQAMAETPSLPEIAQNHVTTAALTATNFFGINTVPIAVNETDYFVRMWNQAAAAMDRYQAETIINTIFDKLEPMKPILASVGRFVTNGLDQAARIAPSVALPSKEAIGQTAAQVSGMTSSAQQLAQLVQQTTTLFSHTGGAGAAVSDAEQGTQVGLLGVSPLSNHPLAGGSGPSVGAGLIRADSMPGSAGLLARTSLMAQLVDKPTAAMAPTPASAAPSATAGTAPLAPMGHSAPAGSGSPRPRPATRTLVLPELDETDPHGWDAGEDW
- a CDS encoding PPE domain-containing protein, coding for MSQPWMLAVDPSEIVARATEVEAPIADPPGGAVLAACALDPAVAGATQLALSAESMRAYLQSGAQARQRLAQFMRDAAKAYEQIDEGAATALGTDGHGIGAPPVPAGTDLAPVALSDTLTVAAAKYPPDFTELKTAAQQLNKPDQGVSLKKFAHDWNAYNLTIQQSLGRFRDFENWEGEAATAVQAAFDQHRDWLRLMARLSTTMAKQASGLEQAHHWAIGQHPTLTAITELENDLRHAHRGNQRIALMKEYAKLQKKSEEVLTGYATRTITEPVQPPRPPAAPTHNDPKPPPPLPPLPPGGDPTLPFTGTPPMPTMPFTPPPAATPDTTEAARAAATLATGPTVKPAALGGGAGAAIPLTAPLGAGPTPPGAPGALGPGTTGRPLGAGPMGGMPMGENGQAQNAKTKRTQQDDRALYTEQRPWTEALIGPARPHLTTTTTTEHKP
- a CDS encoding YbaB/EbfC family nucleoid-associated protein; this translates as MNLDPTAAHLLAGLTQFHTALQNRFHQMNAGNFKASDNTHTVQVTLNGYNWLTGIRIQDGLLKQLGSQGVAHRVNQALHNAKQAVHAYDNAANHTLATTLATLATAINQTHP